The window ATTCTCTAGATCTAGTTGTTCCCAAATTTAAGTGAATCATGTAATGAGTGAGATTATATATTCCACTTGTAACAGATGAGGGAATAGGAAAGGAATTTCTCAGCTCCTGGAAATCAATGGCTGTGGCAGGAGATGACACTATGGACTTCAACTTTGAGACAGGGGCCAAAGGCAAGACGACAGCATTTAACTTCAGTAAAATGTAAGTTCTGCTAAAACCTTGGGTTGTTGCAATTTTTTCTCCAATTTAATATCTCATCTGAAAAACCTAGTGAATTTTGTTAAAAGAAGGAACACATATCAGGTTCCGTTTAGTCAAATTCTGAGTATTTATTGCATAAACTGCTTGAATTTTCTTTGCTAGTTTTTTTGTCTCCTCACTTTTTCACTTCTGGACTTCATACACTATTGTGCTCTTCCTCAGTGTATGTGGCGAACAATAAATTTTATGACTTGTGAAGACCAATCTGATATGTGTCTGGGACATAATCATGCTCATTCTCCAGTTCATTGAATGTATCACTCATATAAGTGCGTCACTGCCAGGGTACTCATAACACAATACTTTATGTAGGGATATGGACTTCAATCTTGATGGTGATTTTGGCAAGATATCATCCTTCAAAGTAGATATGTCAGACCTTGATTTCTCACCCAAAAAGACTGGGAAATCCAAGGAACGATCTGGAGAAGATTCTGTCAACAGAAATCATCAAGGAAAGCAAGACAATTTTGCattctcttttgattttaatgagTGAGTGCATGAAAATCTTGTGGGAACTTTTGAAGTTCTTTATTGCTTTTATGGCATATATATgacatttcaaaattaataatagcAGGATAAGTTAGTGTTTTATCTTTGaatatcataatttttgttCTTGGTTTCAGCTTGGATACTTTCAATTTTGAACCAAGCTTAACAAAAGCAGAAAAAAAATCTAGCAAAGGAGTTTCTGCAGATAAAAGTGTGTGTCAAGACAGCAGAAACCCCCTGGCTGAAGATATTAGTGCATTTGACGATGGCATAGCCATGAAACTTCCTGCATGTGAGATGGCTACAACTTTAAAGGCAGACACTTTGGTAGGTGGTCTTGGGAATCTTGATTCCATAAATGATAATGGCTCTTCAGAAActgcaaattttgaaaatcaatcttTGTCAAACGAGGCAAGAACTTCTATGGAGAAAAAAGTAATGATCACTGCAGAAGAAAGTGACAAACAAAGTCAACCATCAGCGAAGGCAATTTCTGCAGATCCATATGATCATCGGAGAATCCAGGACATACCTGTTGAGTCTGTATCCAAGAATGAAACTCATGGTACTGTTTCAGAATTGCAGACAAAATTTTTTTCCCTGGACCCAAAAGTAAATAACATATCAGGTGGAGAGCAAAATGTTAATACCAAAATGATAGCTGAATCAAGATCTAATCATGAATGCTCACAGTTTGACAATTCACCTCCACTGCATATCACCACATCACAGAGCAATGACACTGAAAGGAACAAAATGGGCTGTGGTGATCACGTTCCAGCAGAAAATATAGATGGCACCCAACCAGAAAAATGTGATTTAGATCTTGAAGATATTCTCTTGAGGAAGGCTTTGCATGTTACCAAGGCCGATAGTGAAAACAAGAATTCAACCTCAGAGCTTACCTTGACTCCATTGAGCAGGTCAACAATCTATAAACTTTTAGCTTAATTGTCACTCATTATCACCCTTGTTCTGTTGATTTAATTCTTGAGATTATATTTGGAATGTAGTATTAggagaaaaattaattttgattatatatcCTTTAAATTGCCTTTGACTGATGACTGAAGTCAGCGAACATATGTTCCTGTAGCTGTAATCATGGTTATGGATACAGATCTTGGTCtcacctttgttttttttgttgccATCTGATAATGAAAGAGAATTTATGTTCAGTGATTCATTAACTGTGTTGAGGGAAACTGTTATAAAGGGCATGACTTATGAATTCCAATATCAGTTGTTCAGTTGTTTATTTGATGCAGTGGACACATGATGGACAAATTAATACCCTTGAAAGAGAAGGCAACTGGAGCCATTCGGTCAAAGTATTTCAGGAGAACAGAAGAAACATCTCAGTTGCATCAGGCATTGTCAACTCAGACAAAAGTTCTCTCACTTGGAAGCAAAAGGATTGATGGCGTACATTTGATTCCTGCAGATGAAGAAAGGTAGCTTATGCGTTTGATAACAATTGCCACTGTTAGTGTTCAAATGACACTGTCCCATTTATCTTCAACAGGGAGGATACAACAATTGGGGGCAAATTGGTTGGTCGTTCAAGTTCACAAACCACAGAATTAGCAAAAGGTGAACCTGTTTTTCTGGGAAGTGAAAAGAATGTCCAAGATGTTAATCCTATCAAGTGAGTCATCTCCATGGAATTTCTATTCTATGCTAGGATTTTACATGTTGACTTCTTGTTAAACTTATTTTCACCCTGGAAATAGGACTGCATCACTGAAGTTACAAGCAATACAAGAAGTGTTGTGTTACTCAAATGACATTTCCTGTGTAATCTTCAACAGGGATGACCTTGATGCTGTTAGAACCCAAAGCAGGATCAGCAAACTAGTAAGTACTTCAAGGCCATGCGTTCAGGAAGTAGCAAAAGGTGAAACTGTTTTGCTGGGAAGTGCAAGGAGTGTTAAAGATCTTAATACTTTCAGGTGAGGCATCTAGTATGGTTTGGATTTCTGGTGTACTTCTTCGTTTGAGAAACAGATATAGGTCATTGGAGTCTAGAAACAACACTTTTGAGTGTGATTTTGCATGGCTTTCAACTCCAGAAGTGGAATCTCAACACTTCTGGGTGAGGCGTCTCTAGCAGGATCTGTCATTTTGTGCCTAGGGTTTTAAACTTTGGCTTTGTGTATTAACCACACCATTAATGCCTCAAACATGAAATGTCTGTGTTGAAGGCactattttagattttttgggTTTAAATTTCAGTCTCCAGAAGTAGAACCTATTCATTTGTATCTGTGGAAGTTTCAAGAATTTTAAAGCCATGCATGTACTTAATTAATGTGGAAAGCATATTTCACTACATTTATATAAACTTGTGATgctgattatatatatatatcagaaaCTGAATAgatcttttttattaattaaaaaaataagaagaatgagACATCCTTCCACAATGTACAAGCTTAAATTAAGACAAGGGAATAGATTCATTTACTAGGAACAGAAGAAGTTACAAAAAGTGAAGCAACATTTGAACAACAATTAAGTAGACTCAAGGAGGCACATAATGTCCAACAAAAGATACCAATTGCTTTGCTCTTCTTTTAGCCAACCCATTTGCCCCCTGATTAGCCAAGCAAGGAACCCATCGAATGTAGCATCCCAACTTTGTAAAGTTATCGAATATTTGGTGCAACTACCTATCAAGGCTCCATGAACCTCTTTCCTTTTTAGCCACCTATGAGATAACAACTGCAGAATCCCCCTCCACCACAAAGTTGGACTAGTCCAAAGCTTTTGCTTGCACAAGGCCTTTCAAAAACTCTACAACCTCAGCCTCAATAGCAAAACTATCATCTGCAGGGTTAGCATATGCTTTAATTACTAAACCTCAACGATCTCTAATCACTCCACCAATCCCAAGTTGCCCTCGGCTGCCCAAAGAACATCCATCAATGTTCAATTTAACCATTCCTTCACTTGGTGCTGACCATACTTGAGAGGTTGACTAGCATAAAAGGTGCCAATCTAGCAGAGTATAAACTCAATTGGGTGCCTGTGAAGGTCTTGCTAGTATTAGCCCAAAGGGAGGATGAAGAGTAAGATAGGTCCCAAATCACATCCTCTGTTCTTAGTATCATaaaaatcctcgcatttctttcccaTCATATCGACCAAATCAAACTAAGATTCCCCAAAGAACCTTTCCTTTTGCACGATTCCTAAagtctttgaagaaaataatcatcaTATTGACCACCAAATAGTCTATTTCTTAAGAAACTGAAATTCCTGTGAGGCTGAATAGTGATCCtgataattttcttaagaaatagAATATTCAGTTTCTTTGAGGAAAATGATTTCTCTACTCTCTTTatatcttttactttttattttttaaaaagttaactGAAAGAGAGTCAATTGGCAACAATCAAGTGGTGTGGTTTAGTCTACAggtccttttttgtttttttgttttttttttttttgtaaatttataaGTAGGATACATTGCTTGGGGATGACAATAGACATTATCATGATGTTGAAAGGGACACACATATGGATGCACGGTTGGCCTTTTTGTTTCTCAACAATTTTCCCGTTGGTAAAGTTCCATCACCCTTTTCTGTTACTACAATGTATGTTAatcataagaaagaaaaaagaagattttgACTTGATCAATGGATTGTGAGCTTTCATGGGAGATCATTCATTGGGTGTACTTTGAGTCTGAGCCAAGCCTGCTCTACTGGATTTGATTATTCATTTTTGTTAAAACTGTGTGGCCTTCCATCTAGTACACAAgaatttttctgtttttgttttgattttcatagAGATTTACTGTCATTGGGGATAGAttcagtttttaatttttttatttttttaattttttttaatttttttctgtaGTATACTCCAGTTACTTTTCAATGTTGTGAACAAATAAATCTCACTAAGGTGTTCAGCTACCGCATCCATTTCCCAATTTATTTTGACACCTCTTTTCTTCTTATTGCATGTCCTCATTTCAGAACTTCAAATTAATCCATGTTTCCTCTTGTAGTTATAATTTTCcttatattcaaattaaataagttcTTTCAGTCATTCAATATGCTAAAAATAATCATTGTTCAAATCTCATAATATCAAGCTGTCTGAGATTCTTGCAGCCTTCAGGTTGATCCTTCCAGCTCAATTAAGCAGATAGCTAAATCTAGTACCCATAAATGTGTGAATCCAAAACCTGTGGTTCTAAGCATGGGACCCATTAAAAACTTGAAGACAATTTCTGTTGAAGGAAACAAGCTTTCAGGAGTTAAAGACCTTAGTAGAACACCCAAACCATCAAGTTTGAAGATTTCAAGGTTTGATGTGAATTTAACcccttttatttattgttgAATGTATTGCTATAtgtggagattttgggactcaATTTTGTAATGACTCAATTTTTGCCTTAGTATAGGGCTACAGGAGCGAGCAATATTCTGTCAAATTCTACATTTGGGAAGGAAATCAAATCATTGAGAAAATCAGAACAAAACATGGAATTACAAGGAAAGACTGCATCCAAGATGGTGCCTTCTGTTGACACTCTGAAGAAAACACCACCAACCTCATCCTCATCTTTGAAGCGGAAAACTTTAGAGgtgcctttttctttccttctgctttctttctttatttttatttttattttatttgttgttattttttactttttggatTTAATTCATAAAGAATTCCCTCAatattttaaagctaactcGTATTCTTAACAAGCTATTCCGCAGGCATCAAATGCAAATGTCACTACCTTAAATCCACTTAAACGCCTATCTGAATCACCTAGAGAAATCAGGTCCTATCATACTGTTTATTTATGTGGTCTAATTCATTTTTCTGGATCGTTCCTTTAAATAATGCATGACTTTTTCTTGAAATTTCCAGAAATTTCAAGGAAGCTTCAGAAGTAGTTTTTAAAGAACAGGTAACCTATTGCAGAAGCATGTCAGCTTGTTATTTATCATGGCtgctaaaatttttataaaaacagaGAGGTGAAAGCTTATGtcagttattattattattttttattttttgctttggtTCCTGTACATAGGTTTGCAATCAAGAGAAACTTGTAGATATGAATACCAAGAATGTTCTGACCTCTGTGCTTGATACTCCTCGGGAGGTGAACATGTCTGAACTAGAAATACCtttggcaatggaaaatgatctaaATGTTGAAAAGGCTGAAGCATATACAAAGGATCTTGAAGATGTAAGTAAACTACAGGTTTCACTTGATTATATATTTACTATTAATTGAAGTACATATTCTCTTCTCCTCAAAGCTGATCAAACCATGACAAATACACGAGTCCAAAAAATGTCTCAAGTGTCTTAAAAATTGTCTACCTGAAAGCTGTCTGGTA of the Vitis vinifera cultivar Pinot Noir 40024 chromosome 10, ASM3070453v1 genome contains:
- the LOC104880486 gene encoding uncharacterized protein At4g18490 isoform X2, whose amino-acid sequence is MAVAGDDTMDFNFETGAKGKTTAFNFSKMDMDFNLDGDFGKISSFKVDMSDLDFSPKKTGKSKERSGEDSVNRNHQGKQDNFAFSFDFNDLDTFNFEPSLTKAEKKSSKGVSADKSVCQDSRNPLAEDISAFDDGIAMKLPACEMATTLKADTLVGGLGNLDSINDNGSSETANFENQSLSNEARTSMEKKVMITAEESDKQSQPSAKAISADPYDHRRIQDIPVESVSKNETHGTVSELQTKFFSLDPKVNNISGGEQNVNTKMIAESRSNHECSQFDNSPPLHITTSQSNDTERNKMGCGDHVPAENIDGTQPEKCDLDLEDILLRKALHVTKADSENKNSTSELTLTPLSSGHMMDKLIPLKEKATGAIRSKYFRRTEETSQLHQALSTQTKVLSLGSKRIDGVHLIPADEEREDTTIGGKLVGRSSSQTTELAKGEPVFLGSEKNVQDVNPIKDDLDAVRTQSRISKLVSTSRPCVQEVAKGETVLLGSARSVKDLNTFSLQVDPSSSIKQIAKSSTHKCVNPKPVVLSMGPIKNLKTISVEGNKLSGVKDLSRTPKPSSLKISRATGASNILSNSTFGKEIKSLRKSEQNMELQGKTASKMVPSVDTLKKTPPTSSSSLKRKTLEASNANVTTLNPLKRLSESPREIRNFKEASEVVFKEQVCNQEKLVDMNTKNVLTSVLDTPREVNMSELEIPLAMENDLNVEKAEAYTKDLEDICNMLKKKHEEAKEILVRAIVNNNNLLMVNHPVYEEKIRTIQKFAARIMSKELQV
- the LOC104880486 gene encoding uncharacterized protein At4g18490 isoform X1; this translates as MVVLMAESKKEAPSSADPKQKTPLLDEGIGKEFLSSWKSMAVAGDDTMDFNFETGAKGKTTAFNFSKMDMDFNLDGDFGKISSFKVDMSDLDFSPKKTGKSKERSGEDSVNRNHQGKQDNFAFSFDFNDLDTFNFEPSLTKAEKKSSKGVSADKSVCQDSRNPLAEDISAFDDGIAMKLPACEMATTLKADTLVGGLGNLDSINDNGSSETANFENQSLSNEARTSMEKKVMITAEESDKQSQPSAKAISADPYDHRRIQDIPVESVSKNETHGTVSELQTKFFSLDPKVNNISGGEQNVNTKMIAESRSNHECSQFDNSPPLHITTSQSNDTERNKMGCGDHVPAENIDGTQPEKCDLDLEDILLRKALHVTKADSENKNSTSELTLTPLSSGHMMDKLIPLKEKATGAIRSKYFRRTEETSQLHQALSTQTKVLSLGSKRIDGVHLIPADEEREDTTIGGKLVGRSSSQTTELAKGEPVFLGSEKNVQDVNPIKDDLDAVRTQSRISKLVSTSRPCVQEVAKGETVLLGSARSVKDLNTFSLQVDPSSSIKQIAKSSTHKCVNPKPVVLSMGPIKNLKTISVEGNKLSGVKDLSRTPKPSSLKISRATGASNILSNSTFGKEIKSLRKSEQNMELQGKTASKMVPSVDTLKKTPPTSSSSLKRKTLEASNANVTTLNPLKRLSESPREIRNFKEASEVVFKEQVCNQEKLVDMNTKNVLTSVLDTPREVNMSELEIPLAMENDLNVEKAEAYTKDLEDICNMLKKKHEEAKEILVRAIVNNNNLLMVNHPVYEEKIRTIQKFAARIMSKELQV